A single genomic interval of Spinacia oleracea cultivar Varoflay chromosome 6, BTI_SOV_V1, whole genome shotgun sequence harbors:
- the LOC110794719 gene encoding cytosolic sulfotransferase 5-like, with product MNQNQKEEIYVNDEEVKKLMQCLPKTNLKGAINPTQMVLYEGFWYFTNSTLFRNVLTLQKHFVARDDDIFITGFPKTGTTWLKSLLFAVVNRQNHPIINQISPLLTHHPQELVCNLESDVYDEAFEYPRPHHLNKVPSPRLFSTHIPYTSLPNSIKTSRCRILYICRNPLDTLVSLYYFYLGFMKNMANDGEDFVQPTLLEDIFEDFCQGKILFGPFFEHVLEFWNSSLERPDKVLFLKYEDLKHDLTPQLKRLAEFIGMPFSTREENEGVIRQIVDFCDIKNMKELDANKSGVINKFFEKKSYFRKGEVGDWTNHFTPAMVEKMNKLMEENFKGSGLSFNIFSN from the coding sequence ATGAATCAAAACCAAAAAGAGGAAATATATGTGAATGATGAAGAGGTCAAAAAGCTAATGCAATGCCTTCCAAAAACCAATTTGAAGGGCGCCATCAATCCCACTCAAATGGTGTTGTACGAAGGTTTCTGGTACTTCACCAATTCAACCCTCTTTAGAAATGTTCTCACCTTACAAAAACactttgttgctcgagatgacGACATTTTCATTACCGGCTTCCCTAAAACCGGCACAACTTGGTTGAAATCCTTACTCTTTGCGGTTGTTAACCGCCAAAATCATCCTATTATTAATCAAATAAGCCCTTTACTCACCCACCACCCACAAGAACTTGTGTGTAACCTAGAGTCGGATGTCTATGATGAGGCCTTTGAGTATCCACGTCCACATCACCTTAATAAGGTTCCATCACCTAGACTTTTTAGCACTCATATCCCTTACACATCACTTCCTAACTCTATCAAGACTTCTAGGTGTCGAATTTTGTACATTTGTCGAAACCCTTTAGACACTCTCGTGTCACTTTATTACTTCTACTTAGGGTTTATGAAAAATATGGCAAATGATGGAGAAGATTTCGTACAACCTACTTTACTAGAGGATATCTTCGAAGATTTTTGTCAAGGAAAAATCCTATTCGGGCCTTTCTTCGAACATGTTCTTGAGTTTTGGAACTCGAGTTTAGAGCGACCTGATAAGGTGTTATTTCTTAAGTACGAAGATTTGAAACACGATCTTACTCCTCAATTGAAGAGGTTGGCGGAATTTATAGGTATGCCCTTTTCTACTCGAGAGGAAAATGAAGGTGTCATACGACAAATTGTAGACTTCTGTGACATTAAGAATATGAAGGAATTGGATGCTAATAAGAGTGGTGTTATTAACAAGTTCTTTGAGAAGAAGAGTTACTTTAGGAAAGGCGAGGTTGGAGATTGGACCAATCATTTCACACCTGCCATGGTGGAGAAGATGAATAAACTCATGGAAGAAAATTTTAAGGGATCTGGTTTATCCTTCAACATATTTTCTAATTAA
- the LOC110794709 gene encoding cytosolic sulfotransferase 5-like, producing the protein MMNQNDNQTKETKLLQEEEVEQLKQCLPKTNFLGSKLELVNYQGFWCQSNAFKQIFHYQTHFQARNSDIFLASLPKTVTTWLKSLLFCIVNRPNNVDNHHHQQPLIKFSPLLNHNPHELVYHLDLGVYGDNPILPRPNQLNDLPSPRLLHTHFPYQSLPESIKDSSCKILYIARNPLDTCVSQWFWHTTLIKKRTKDEDFQPPTIEEFFEEFCLGKFPYGPYFEHVIEFWKQSLEQPNKVLFLKYEDLKGDNAMLHLKKLAEFLGLPFSFEEESNGVINEIMEFCSIDNLKELEVNKIGFMNKFVEKKNFFRKGEVGDWTNYFTPPMIDKINTLMEQKLGGSGLSFQQLPQS; encoded by the coding sequence ATGATGAATCAAAATgacaatcaaacaaaagaaactAAACTACTCCAAGAAGAGGAAGTTGAACAACTTAAGCAATGCCTTCCAAAAACAAACTTCCTTGGAAGTAAGCTTGAGCTAGTAAATTACCAAGGCTTTTGGTGTCAATCCAATGCCTTTAAACAAATCTTCCATTATCAAACCCACTTCCAAGCTCGCAACTCCGACATCTTCTTAGCTAGTCTCCCAAAAACCGTCACAACTTGGTTGAAATCCTTACTCTTTTGTATTGTCAACCGACCTAATAATGTtgataatcatcatcatcaacaaccctTAATCAAATTTAGCCCTTTACTTAACCATAATCCTCATGAACTTGTTTATCATCTAGACCTTGGTGTTTATGGTGATAATCCCATCTTACCACGCCCTAACCAACTTAACGACCTCCCTTCTCCAAGGCTTTTGCATACACACTTTCCATACCAATCATTACCCGAATCTATCAAAGATTCATCGTGTAAGATTCTCTATATTGCTCGGAATCCTTTAGATACTTGTGTTTCGCAATGGTTTTGGCACACAACCTTGATAAAAAAGAGGACAAAAGATGAAGATTTCCAACCTCCTACAATAGAGGAATTTTTTGAGGAATTTTGTCTAGGGAAGTTTCCATATGGGCCTTATTTTGAGCATGTTATTGAGTTTTGGAAACAAAGTCTTGAGCAACCTAACAAGGTCTTGTTCTTAAAGTATGAGGATTTAAAAGGTGATAATGCTATGCTTCATCTTAAAAAGCTGGCTGAATTTCTTGGTTTGCCATTTTCTTTTGAGGAAGAAAGTAATGGTGtgattaatgaaataatggagTTTTGTAGCATTGATAATCTCAAGGAATTGGAGGTTAATAAGATTGGTTTTATGAACAAGTTTGTTGAGAAGAAGAACTTCTTTAGGAAAGGAGAGGTTGGTGATTGGACTAATTATTTCACCCCTCCTATGATTGACAAGATTAACACTTTGATGGAACAAAAACTTGGTGGTTCTGGTTTGTCCTTTCAACAACTCCCTCAATCCTGA
- the LOC110794699 gene encoding cytosolic sulfotransferase 5-like, whose translation MNQNDDITTKTNQTKEIVIVDEEEVEKLKQCLPKANWMGSKHFQLLNFQGFWYSTVNFSNILAFQRHFLAQNTDLIVSSFPKTGATWLKSLLFSVTNRFVHPSNKTPLLTHNPHELVYDLETAVYGGNPKLPRPNQLNDLPPPRLLHSHMPYSSLPQSIKISSCKILYICRNPLDTLVSHWHFYPKLIKRVTGDENYQPCNIEDFFEDFCLGKVAFGPFFEHVVGYWKQSLEQPNKVLFLKYEDLKENPSAQLKKMAEFVGIPFSTQEENEGVIKEIIELCSIHKLRDLEVNKSGLLSKFVENKNFFRDGEVGGWTRYLSAPMVEKMKELMEEKLGGSGLSFKLQP comes from the coding sequence ATGAATCAAAATGATGACATTACCACCAAAACAAaccaaacaaaagaaatagtTATAGTGGATGAAGAAGAAGTTGAAAAGCTTAAACAATGTCTTCCAAAGGCAAACTGGATGGGTAGTAAACACTTTCAACTCCTTAACTTTCAAGGCTTCTGGTATTCTACTGTCAATTTCTCCAACATCCTCGCTTTTCAAAGACATTTCCTTGCTCAAAACACCGATCTCATAGTCTCTAGCTTTCCAAAAACCGGCGCCACTTGGTTGAAATCCTTGCTCTTTTCTGTCACTAACCGTTTTGTCCACCCCTCTAACAAAACGCCTTTGCTAACCCACAACCCACATGAGCTTGTTTATGACCTAGAAACCGCCGTGTACGGTGGTAACCCAAAACTCCCCCGCCCTAACCAACTTAACGACCTCCCTCCACCGCGGCTTCTCCACTCACATATGCCTTACTCGTCCCTTCCTCAATCTATAAAGATTTCTTCTTGTAAGATTTTGTACATTTGTCGAAATCCCTTAGACACCCTTGTGTCTCACTGGCATTTTTACCCGAAATTAATAAAGAGGGTAACTGGGGATGAAAATTACCAACCTTGTAATATTGAAGATTTCTTTGAGGACTTTTGTTTAGGTAAGGTTGCATTTGGGCCCTTTTTCGAGCATGTGGTTGGATACTGGAAGCAAAGTTTAGAGCAGCCAAATAAGGTGTTGTTTTTGAAGTACGAGGATTTAAAGGAGAATCCGAGTGCTCAATTAAAGAAGATGGCTGAATTTGTTGGTATACCGTTTTCTACACAAGAGGAAAATGAAGGTGTTATTAAAGAGATAATAGAGTTGTGTAGTATTCATAAGCTTAGAGATCTGGAGGTTAATAAGAGTGGTTTGCTTAGTAAGTTTGTGGAAAATAAGAATTTCTTTAGGGATGGAGAGGTTGGAGGATGGACTCGTTATCTGTCTGCTCCCATGGTAGAGAAAATGAAGGAATTGATGGAAGAAAAACTTGGTGGATCTGGATTGTCCTTTAAATTACAGCCTTGA
- the LOC110794675 gene encoding cytosolic sulfotransferase 5-like, whose protein sequence is MNQNQNQTMDEMCKEVQEEVEKLVKCLPKVTQRGSSFEMIKYQDSWYFITGNLFRNVVTFQKHFVAKHTDIIITSLPKTGSTWLKSLLFAVVNRANHPINQSPLLTCHPQELVYSLETDVYSEAFPYPRPHHLNEVKPPRLLSTHVPYTSLPESIKTSECRLLYICRNPLDTLVSSYYFFQEYMKKFQEKKQDFATKRSLGDTFEDFCNGKSLFGPFFEHVLGYWNMSLERPDKVLFLKYEDLKNDPELHLKRLAEFIGMSFSPKEENEGVIKQIVELCCIKTMKEVNKSGVINKFFEKKSYFRKGEVGDWTNHLTPSMVERMNKLMEAKLEGSGLSFKLLS, encoded by the coding sequence atgaatcaaaatcaaaatcaaacaatggaTGAAATGTGTAAAGAAGTCCAAGAAGAAGTTGAAAAGTTAGTGAAATGTCTTCCTAAGGTTACTCAAAGAGGCTCTTCCTTTGAAATGATAAAGTATCAGGATTCCTGGTATTTCATTACAGGTAATTTGTTCAGAAATGTTGTTACCTTTCAAAAACACTTTGTTGCTAAACATACCGATATTATCATTACTAGCCTTCCCAAAACCGGCTCAACTTGGTTAAAATCTCTACTCTTTGCGGTCGTTAATCGCGCAAATCATCCCATTAATCAAAGCCCTTTACTCACTTGCCATCCACAAGAGCTTGTTTATAGCTTAGAGACCGATGTATATAGTGAAGCGTTTCCTTATCCTCGCCCACACCATCTTAACGAGGTTAAGCCACCTAGGCTTCTTAGCACCCATGTCCCTTACACATCTCTTCCTGAATCTATCAAGACTTCTGAGTGTCGCCTTTTATATATATGTCGAAACCCTTTAGATACGCTCGTTTCAAGCTATTACTTTTTCCAAGAGTATATGAAAAAATTTCAAGAGAAAAAACAAGATTTTGCGACAAAACGTAGTCTTGGTGATACCTTTGAGGATTTTTGCAATGGGAAAAGCTTATTTGGGCCTTTCTTTGAACATGTTCTTGGGTATTGGAACATGAGTTTAGAGCGACCTGATAAGGTGTTGTTCCTCAAGTACGAGGACTTGAAAAATGATCCTGAACTTCATTTGAAGAGGTTGGCGGAATTTATAGGTATGTCCTTCTCACCTAAAGAGGAAAATGAAGGTGTCATAAAACAAATTGTAGAGTTGTGTTGTATTAAGACTATGAAGGAGGTTAATAAGAGTGGTGTTATTAACAAGTTCTTTGAGAAGAAGAGTTACTTTAGGAAAGGCGAGGTTGGGGATTGGACCAATCATCTTACACCTTCGATGGTCGAGAGGATGAATAAACTCATGGAAGCAAAGCTTGAAGGATCTGGTTTATCTTTCAAATTGCTTTCTTAA
- the LOC110795593 gene encoding inorganic pyrophosphatase 2, translating into MEGIMVVFDFDKTIIECDSDNWVVDELGFTERYNQLLNTMPWNSMMDTLMKEMHSQGITTDDIARVLKTVPIHPRVIPAIKAAHAAGCDLRIVSDANTFFIETVLDHLGLKNCFTEINTNPGYIDEEGRLRILPIHDFTKTPHGCNNPCPPNMCKGLVIKRLLSEHNAKKFIYLGDGIGDYCPSLRLREGDHVMPRKNYPVYDMISSNPMLISAKIHEWADGEDLERILLSLIQDIIISYNGDDDNNVSQLFEFDCKLGVLPVISHKALPKAVCLRF; encoded by the exons ATGGAAGGAATAATGGTGGTCTTCGACTTCGACAAGACGATTATCGAATGTGATAGCGATAATTGGGTAGTTGATGAGTTGGGTTTTACAGAACGTTACAATCAGCTTCTTAATACCATGCCATGGAACTCTATGATG GACACATTGATGAAAGAGATGCACTCACAAGGAATAACAACCGACGACATTGCTCGAGTTTTGAAAACAGTTCCGATTCATCCTCGTGTTATTCCGGCAATTAAAGCTGCCCATGCTGCTGG ATGTGATTTGAGGATTGTAAGCGATGCAAATACATTCTTCATTGAGACCGTACTGGATCATCTTGGATTAAAGAATTGTTTCACAGAGATTAACACAAACCCAGGTTATATTGATGAAGAAGGGAGATTAAGGATATTACCAATTCATGATTTCACCAAAACTCCTCATGGATGCAACAACCCTTGCCCTCCAAACATGTGCAag GGTTTGGTGATAAAAAGGTTATTAAGTGAACACAACGCCAAGAAATTCATATACTTAGGAGATGGAATTGGAGATTATTGCCCTTCATTAAGGCTAAGAGAAGGCGATCATGTTATGCCAAGGAAGAATTATCCAGTTTATGATATGATTTCAAGCAATCCAATGCTTATTAGTGCCAAGATCCATGAATGGGCCGACGGTGAAGATCTGGAACGGATTCTACTATCTCTAATCCAAGATATCATCATATCTTATAATGGAGATGATGATAATAATGTTAGTCAATTATTCGAGTTTGATTGCAAGCTTGGGGTTTTGCCTGTTATTTCCCATAAAGCTTTGCCTAAAGCTGTATGTTTGCGTTTTTAG